The Bombyx mori chromosome 28, ASM3026992v2 genomic interval TTCAttgttgtagtttttttttgttcttgttcGATTCGTCCATTGGTTAAGCAAAGGGAACAACACCCatacaattaatttacaattaaaaacaagCCGAAAGCTATGTCTATTGTATAAAAGTGATTGGTTTCGCAAAGTTGTGTAGATGATGTAGATCACATAGCTTTTATGGCTTATTTACATTTTggacgtggacgagctcacagtccacctggtgttaagtggttactggatcccatagacatatacaacgtaaatgcgccacccaccttgagatataagttctaaggtctcgtatagttacaacgcctaccCCACCCtacagaccgaaacgcattactacctcacgccagaaataggcggggtggtggtgcctacccgtgcagacactcaagaggtcctaccactagtaaaaacttAGAATTAACTTCGTAAAACGTAAAACGTAACGTTTGTTGTAAGACTTGATTGATTCAATAATTCTAGTTTctgaattcaaaataatattttaatgaacgaAATaattttggataattttggaataaaatatactttattttaaattatatccaATCAGAAatagctataaaaaataatttaaattcgtaaatattgtaaaacaaaatttaaatcaaatgttATTCTTGTTACCAATGTTAGCATATAAAGTAACATTTCagattttttgtgatttttaattgaaatttatatgcATTAGTTGCGTCAAATTGTATTGCTAAAATTGTTAAACGAAAGTTTTCGAACTTGTCACTGTGTATGACGCATATGCCAAGAAATAACATCGAATTAATTTCGCATTGTACCTACGCGTAATTCATGATTGTGTTACGAAAGCGCTGATTTAGGCCTAGAAAAGAATAAGTGGTTTCCAAAATGAGTTTTCTCGGGAAAATATTCGGTGGCAAAAAAGAAGAGAAGGGGCCCACTACGCATGAAGCTATCCAAAAACTCCGTGAAACTGAAGAATTGCTGATCAAGAAGCAAGAGTTTTTGGAAAAGAAGATCGATTTAGAAGTACAGACAGCCAGGAAACATGGCACTAAGAACAAAAGAGGTACGTGTGTGAGAGTGTTTTTGTTGTCATCTGTCCCATCATCAATTTAGTGaccttgttttaaatttatttagtttatccTTACTCTTTGTAAAACGCAATCATCCACAGCTACCGCATTGTGCGGACACCTAGTCAATAAAGAAATGTTACAGATTTATTTTGCATTCCTAAATGAGCTTGTCAAGTGAATATTAATAATGATGCACAACTACTTAAAATGGCTGTGTATTGTttggaaattgtaaaattatatacaGTAGTTTTATGTAATGACATCAGCATAATTATATTGGGAATCTGTGATATTTGTGCTTACTGACCTCTTTTTTTAAGGTCTACAGGCTATAGGTAAATAAGGTTGTAAAGTAAATAAGTTTGTAAATCCTAGTTGCCTAGTTATAAATTGTGGGTCACAGAATCTTGTATGATGATGAGTTACTAGATTACAGCCACTACTTAATATTCTATTGGTAGTAGAAGAATCTTTGTCTAATTATCTAATACACCTGTTATTTCTTATATTCACTTAGATTAAGTACCGGTACTTATAAAACTGTAGAACATCAGACTTCAACATGATATATTGACATTGCTTAACATAGCAACAAAATGGATAAGAGCAGAGATTATTTACATAACTTTAATGTATATGAAATATCTCTATTTGTAAcaatgaagtcgttgtggcctaacggataagacgtccggtgcattcgtgttgaagcgatacaccggtgttcgaatcccgcaggcgggtaccaatttttctaatgaaatatgtactcaacaaatgttcacgattgacttccacggtgaaggaataacatcgtgtaataaaaatcaaacccgcaaaattataatttgcgtaatcactggtggtaggacctcttgtgagtccgcgcgggtaggtaccaccaccccgcctatttccgccgtgaagcagtaatgcgtttcggtttgaatggtgcggtagccgttgtaactatactgagaccttagaacttatatctcgaggtgggtggcgcatttacgttgtagatgtctatgggctccagtaaccacttaacaccaggtgggctgtgagctcgtccatccatctaagcaataaaaaaaaaaaaaaacaaatctaaatAAGAAGTGCCCTCTGGTGCAATGTAGGCTTTCTGCAAGGATAACTGACAACCTGTTGAAGGTTACAGGAATCTAGATGCAGGGAGGGCAGGCTTGTTCACTATAGTAAAGCTTCCAGAGGCGTATGTCTAGAAGACTTGTGGGTGATGAATAAACATTCAATTAGTTTGTTAGTTTTGTATTGATAATAAACTTGTAAAATATGACCACCACACCACATTCGATACTAAGTAAATGATATTAAACCAGAGACTTCTATGCCAGCCAAAAATGACTAGAAATAATTCAACTCGATCTTGAATGCAAAcaaagaaaatgtttttatcTTAAAACTAAGCAAAAGAAATAGTTTTGTTTATAGAAGTATcttaatacatataaacttaaaaaagctAACATATGCTTAATAGGTTGCCCTTAAATCTATATTCCCCTTGATTCGTTGTTTGTCAAGGATAAATCCATCAGGGAGATTTTTCGAAACCTTATAGAATAATATTACTTTGTGTTGTTTGTACTGTATGGCTTGGTAATTGACCTGCTACTGAACAATTTCAGTAAACACTACACCGGTACACTATCTATTACACATAAGCTACTAACAACAGTCAATAACAATTCAGTTCTAAAAGATTAATTGAAGTGTCTGGACCCaagactgagccacgcacttcactgtgccactgactaacataagtggctacaaattacaaaaaaaggtcagaAGCGGGCGCGTCACGATGCTCAGTAATGAaagatcgactgaaggaggaggagagAATTTCTGTCAAATGTGCTCCTTCCGCATGTATTTAAACTTCTAACAAActctttgtgtgtgtgtgttttttttccctacttaaccTAATGACGTTGGatacacgaaccctagcaagagtctcAGAATCTGAGGAGCACGGCTCTtccacctgatcggaaacgcgacccactgaaaagatccggcgagaaactcagtgggctttgtgtattaattttagtacaaCAATACTCTAATAAATGTACATATGAATATGTATGAAAAAACTAATGTGTATGCTCCATCAAGGTCAGACAGAACTAAAATTACATGTTGTGCATTATACAAGATAATTCTGTCAGTTCTGATGTGGCTTTCTCTTGTCATTTCAGCTGCCATTGCAGCTCTCAAGCGGAAGAAGAGATACGAGAAGCAACTTACTCAAATAGATGGGACCCTCACTCAGATTGAGGCCCAAAGGGAAGCGCTAGAAGGTGCCAATACCAATGCCCAAGTATTGAACACTATGCGCGAGGCAGCTAATGCCATGAAGCTCGCACACAAAGACATGTATGTATTGAATCTATTGATAATTGACAAGCGGCCCGCactggctccgctcgggtctttaacaaaaatttcaatgatatttgacgttgttttatttttttaaatacaagaacactttttgcggcataactataatagttgacatatgctgtcgtggcactttttgtaaatgataATTTGTTCTACCAAGTCgtactacattattttattctatcatgaatagttttcgcagggcacgtgatgtaaagaatattttaggtaattttttacaccttggattataTTAagtattggagttttagtaaggatctctaatttttttcaaaaaaagaatGTCAcgcgggaatagtgtagctttcaaacagtgaattaatttttcaaatcgattcagtactttcggagcctattcaatacaaacaaataaacaaatctttcctctttataatattagtatagataacagaATAACCCTACTTGTTAAATAACTGAAAGCTAAATATATTGAGGTAAAAATAGAGATCATAAATTAGTGGTTTTCCCAATTACAACCTAAGCATATGATTGTTTTGTatcagaaatagacagaatggCTTGTAGCCACAATTTGAGTGGCAAACAAGACTTTGATTATTTTCTCTTCTACTGTGTCGatagtagtttttttataaaaaaaaaaaatttttcgtaattaaaaaataagaccGCCACAACAATAAATATGTCAtgacatagaaaaaaaaaatacatgtgtgcaattcacacgtggtagaagtgaaaccttccaaaattaaaatacaattatcctaaacatcttaagtatatgtaaaattttgtcattagtaaataattgtaaggtagcgccctctgtgaattgatattttaatttcacgtataatcctaaattaaaattcactacaagagctttcatacacacgttagtattaaaaaatgtgtgcgtgtactagtgtacacacgtaagaagtgaaacttctttatggccttatttttcgaaaaatgatctacatgcaactttctagaaattggttaaataaagttaaattagataaagtttaaacaaaaggattttattatcatagacatgaatacaaaaaagttaaattagataaagtttaaacaaaaggattttattatcatagacatgaatacaaaaaagatggcgcgtaacggaaaaatgtgacgcgtaaccgaaaaatgtgacggtaaatttttttccaacgccgataaagaagtttcacttcaaaaaatctcacagatggcgctgtattaaatagtatatatatttctgtctcattctttgctggcttcatcctacacatttttgtatttgtgtctcttacctgtcgttttttccgttgcatccggtttgaaatcacaacgattctaaagaagttttcacttcaaaaaacaatTATTCATTTATATGTGTAGCGTATTAATGAGGGTATGAGGGTATTAATTCTCCTTTTCACAAAAAGGATTAATTACTAAGTGCAGGTGCTATTAAAACATACATAGTGAACTGACATTGTCACTCAACACATGTTTATAATTcactatatataataataaaacaaaatgttttctTGTGTATCACAGTGATGTGGACAAAGTACACGATATCATGGATGATATTGCTGAACAACACGACATCTCTCGTGAGATCACCGAGGCGATCAGTAACAATGTGGCCTTCCCTAATGATATAGATGAAGATGAACTCGAGAAGGAACTTGAAGAATTAGAACAGGTATGTAATGTGCATGGTAGagctatatttatatttttaccttttttaatttttttaagggattttacgacctggtaactaagacctttaagtcatatcttattttaatttatattcttatttttatgaaaaatgataatatggagtgaaatgaaatgaagatgagatgatataggatgaaatataatctcagtaaaatggtggtcagttactgagactttttcagtggactttttaaaggatcccgagaagttacgcccaccggctttgttttattttcccacatttgtgcactgtcacagatattaaacagttaataaaccaccgttattacacatttaacttgaagaaacactaaatagacaaaataaaacaaatcactccTCGCAttctcgccaaaaagtctccTTTTATTACTACTGTATTTATTACTACTGTACTACTGTACAAAGCAATCGACAATTTATGTCAGcaatgtaattgaaaaaaaaagttaagtattACAACTTAATTAAACACTGTGTCATATTTACTTGGATATAGTTAGTTCCATCTACTGATGTAGTGTTGAGctatttattcattcaaatgTTTGGTTTCAATAGAGTTGATAATTGAGTGCACAAAGCATCGTAATTAATTGTAGTGATAGTGACAacactaaaataaatatcataaagCTATCATGttaaatattcatatgcatTGAAATATTAAGTTTGGAGTATTAGTCCTATTCCTATTCCTATTCTCTTCAAGTGAAAGTACTTTTGAGGTCTCTTGATCCAAAAAGAGAAGTGACTTTAATGAAGCGATGATTGAAGCCACATTGAaatgtattgttacgcgctgaggttcggtataaataaaatttcaccaaagtacaacttaaaactctactatattcaacacttagaacacttaaacacttcacaaaaactttaaaacactcaacaaacactttaaaactctcaattcgcttgttccgcttcgcttcaggtgatcctttcgctgtttcgctttgagtagttccgattactaactgactgcgcgCCATCCCTCTAACGCTTTTATaaccgatacctcatccctagaattatcgagaatattccacacatctctagtcgtAGTTCCCACTATctgaaaatagatggcgttgtaattctcgagcattctggatGCTTCGACatttgttcgactattcggcgatagatggcgttactcttaccggcgtattATAAGATTTATATGAAAGTAATGTGGTTTGCTTTGAACAGGAGGATCTGGACAAGGAGATGCTGGGCATCAACGTGCCGACGGACACGCTGCCCGATGTCCCGGCCTCGGAACTGGTACACGACAAACCCAAACCGAGCAAGTCGAAACAGACAGGTACGAACTGTTCTTTTGTCGCATGGAGAGATTCAATTAAATCAAACCtgccaaattataattagcttaattactggtattaggaagtcttgtgagtctgctCGAGTCGAGTCGagaaaataacccttctactcatatctgttcataaaatatttataactactgataccatgcaccacacgctttatttgcaataaaatcatttttcttactctatttttaattcaaatttattaaaatttattttctattttttagttggatattctataaaagagtattttgttagcttttttaaactattatttgtttctcatttttttgtagaatttcaatttttttataattttttttcaatttttttaagatgttgaattgtcatcggtccttaataagtttgccaaatttcgagttaatccgacgttttgaaggaggtcaaaatcatgttcaaacattccgttacatactaacatacctacatatgtctgaagctaataaatgcTTATTAAAAAGTGTTAAATTTCCAGAGGATGACGATGAGCTTGCTCAGCTGCAGTCGTGGGCCACATAGGACGCGGCCGCGGCGCCCCGCTGTACTTCGCCGGAGCTTTCATCGGAGCTTTCACAATCCAGCACTGCACCGCTTATCGTATCCCTCAATCCCATACAAAACTTGATACGGAAGCTCAGTCAAAGCTTGTCCGCAATATCGGTGCCGAAAATCGAGCTTCCGAGAAAAGCTTCGGCCAGATATAAGAGGCATCGGCAGATGGGCGACGACCTACATCGACGTTTAGAAATCGATCAGGCACTAAGAATGACAGGTCTATGGTAATTTCAATATCCGCGTTTGTCAGAACTTCGCTTGGGTAATAAGCTATGTCATGATTTGTAATATACGTTTGGCAATAAGCAAACCATTGCTTTGTGTAATTTTTCATAACACTATGGAATATTATGGtcgataatacaataataatcgcAATAAACTCAGAACTTTTATTGGTCAAGACTTCACATTTTACGACACGGTCATGTAACTTTGAGTTTTCGTGTATGTAATATTGACGTTGTTAACTTAACTAACGTAATAAGATCTGTTAAAATGCTTTAAACGGAAATATCAAAAATACTTGTCTTTCAATTAGAATACTCACCCCaaaaaaatatgtgattataaGCAAGAAGAAAATGTAGAAGTGACTGATcaagtgagtgaattaattggattaaaatacaatatattgtGAGCAAAGTACAAATATGACATAAAAGATTAGTCTTAGTATGATTAACATACGATTCAAGATTGATCTAGTAATGTTTAACAGATGTTCAAGCAAATTCATAAAgaattcttaataataataatctttaataTAATACCAATTAATCAACTCAAAATCAATGAGTGTGTTAATTGTAATGGTACTTTAGGTATTGTCAATGAATGTTCTAAAAATTGTCGTATAGTATCAATTTAGcaagaaaaaagttttttcagGAGTACACAGAAATGATGAATCGATCATTAGACAACGCACAATTCAAATTATGTGAAATCACATAACAGTCAGACCGCGTTTCATTGGGAGGGATATAGgctcattaatatttattcttttttttatattggtggacgagctcacagcccacctggtgttaagtggttactggagcccatagacatctacaacgtaaatgcgcgccacccaccttgagatataagttctaaggcctcaagtatagttacaatacaacggctgccccacccttcaaaccg includes:
- the LOC101737568 gene encoding charged multivesicular body protein 4b, translating into MSFLGKIFGGKKEEKGPTTHEAIQKLRETEELLIKKQEFLEKKIDLEVQTARKHGTKNKRAAIAALKRKKRYEKQLTQIDGTLTQIEAQREALEGANTNAQVLNTMREAANAMKLAHKDIDVDKVHDIMDDIAEQHDISREITEAISNNVAFPNDIDEDELEKELEELEQEDLDKEMLGINVPTDTLPDVPASELVHDKPKPSKSKQTEDDDELAQLQSWAT